The following nucleotide sequence is from Drosophila simulans strain w501 chromosome 3L, Prin_Dsim_3.1, whole genome shotgun sequence.
TGACATAGTTGTCATCGTCGAAGTGACAGAACCACCTGGAAAATAGTAACAGAGTTAAGCACATTCGAATTCAAGTTCACTTAAACTAAAATtctatatttcttttaaatatttaaacaattaaagaCGCGTAAAGATGCCAGCTCACGTGGATTTAACCCTAGAGGAAATGACCAGGATTGCTTTGGGTGTCCCTGAGTTAACCCACGTAAATGTGGCTGTACTCCAAAGTCTTTTGAATGTCCTTCTCAAGAAGCTGAACTGTCAGAATGATATGGTAAGGATTAGTGGCTTCGAGGGCAAGTGTATGGAGCGCATTCTCGAGCAATCAAAAATATCTCCACTGCCCTTCGACGTGGAGGCAATTGTTCCAATTTCCGAGCAATTGGACAAAGTTCAAGAGTTGGACAAACGCATCAAGAAGCTGGAGTGCCAGTTGGAGTGTCACTTTCAGCAGATTCGCATTTGCAACAAGGCCAAGGACAAGAAGTACAAGATCAACCAGGCCGAACAGTACGCCTCTCCTTGCGAGGATCTGTGCACCGTTTGCGACGAGGACAACAAGATCGCCTGCAGTCTGCTGGCCAACATGGACTTTATGAAAAAGCTGATGCGACGCATAGCCACACCGATTCTGGACCGAATGGAGGAGGTCAGCCACAAGCTTGAGAAGTTCTACCTCACACTTCAGTCATTTCTTAAGCAAACCGAAGCTCTATTTAACCGTTTGGAAATAGTCAAGCAATGTGTGGTGGAGATCGAAGGCCTGAGGACTCTTGTTCAGGAATACAACCTTACTTTTCTGGGAACCATGGAGGAACTGCAGGATATGCTGGACAGCAAGCTGGATAAGGTGCACATGCCTGCGCTTAAGAAGTATATACGAGATCGTTTCGATGATATAGATCGCCGGCTGAGGATGATTGAGGAAAAGGATGCATGTCCCAGGGCCGCTGGATTTATCAATACGGGGCTAGCTTGTCTATCCTGTAATAGTCCCAAAGTGGGTGTCGACGTCGGTCCTCAAACCATGGGACTATTTCCGGACGCTCCGGTCAGGCACATGCCTCCCAAGTTGACCGGATCACCGGTCAATTGCCAGAAGATCGTGGTCTGTAGATCCGTGGAGAAGGAACCCACCCTAATGGTGCGGGTAAACAACCTAGATCTGAGTGTCCTCTCCCAACGTCTTGCTCGTCCTGCCTCGGGCAAAGTCTGCAAGTTGCCCGAAGCTAATGACGCCATCTATGGCGTTCGTAATTCCTGTATATCCGGCCAGGACCACTAGCCAGTACAACCTACTGCTAGTCGCCATCCAAATCGATTAGTTTCCGCAATAAAGAATACAACTCAAGGCTGTGTCCGTTAAGCCGCATATAAAAAGTGCACTAATTTAGATTGCAATTACCCGGGTTGAAGGTAAGAGCTATGTCTGCAAACTCAGATAAAGATCTCAAGTCCACGagtgcagctgcagttttTATAGTGACAAACGATCAGCCATATCCGGTAGCCCACGGTGGACTAATGATGGCATTAAGCGGCAGCTGAAAGGTCCGCGCTGACCATCATTATCGTAGGCTTCGCTATGGGTGCAGTTCCCCGTTCGTCGAGGGGATCCCCTTGAATAAGATATTCCCCCAAAAAGGGGAAGCTCGATAAAGAGAAATTTGCAAGTTACACTATATGGAATTCCGGGTAATCAGATTTAGTACGCTTTCTGCTTTAATTTCAGTTGTGTTAGTTTAGCAAAGATTAACATGAAGGCTATTGAGGGGAAGTCGCACCTTCTAGAAGCTAATACCAATAAGTTCTTTTTCAAATGGTTCAAAAGAAATGTATATTTCTCTTCACGTATAGAGTATCATCTTCTTCGACTAGCCAAGTACATTTCTGAGGACTCGCGACTTTCGTCGAGCTCGTAAGTATTCAataaaatcgaatcgaatcttGGAGGATTGGCTTGTCTTGGTTTCCTTGTCGTTGCGTCTGTTGggtaatttaatataatttttattgcataagACCAAAGTAGACAAGGAGGTGGAgttcgagtgtgtgtggtACTCAGATAGTAGATGCTACTCCCAAAGCCTGGCATTCATAAATTGCCTGGCTggatgatgttgctgcggctgtCTACGACtttggctgctgttgcggctgccACATGCGATACCTGTGCGAAAAGGCCGCAACTCCCCAAGTTTTAACAACCTCTTTATACCCTCCTACATCTATGTCTTGCTCACCCCAACCCTTAGTTTCATCGTGAGGCATAAAAATGCGCgtttaatttgcttaattatGCACAAAGCACAGCCCCTCCGTTTTTTAGTTCCCcatctagtttttttttcataggCAGCCACTTTCCCTGCCTCCAAATTGAAATCTAAACGCTGGTTTATGTTCGATGTCGTTTAATTAACGCCAGTCCCCCTCTTTGATTTCATTGgcatttatgaaaatgttttcattcgGTGGTTCTTTCGATTCGGGTTATCAATTAGGGGATTGCTGATGGTGGCTTTTCTCCGATTCTCCGTGTCGAAcactgtttgtttattttgggtTTGCCGGCTGTCTGTTTCTTTGTTTCTCTCTGCATCGGATTGCACTAcaatgcactgagagaaaataaaatgtttcacAGAAACTGTCACTACTTGTGAGGCTTGTAGGCTTTTatataaaagcaataaaagtCCCTGATTGTTACGACTTAAAAGTGGTTTAAATTCAAACTAAATCAAactattttgaataatttcattaatattcaGGAAAGCCTTCTTAACTATCTATAAACATCCTGAAtatttctgccagtgcatcGGAGTGTGTGGCCGTTGGCCGAGTAAAACTGAAATGCGAAACGAGTGCACACTTTAGTTTATTTCCATAGCCGTTTTTCCAATTATTcgcgctgctgcagcagcagctgctgccatatagcatatgtatatgtatgtacatagctaTAGGATTAACCGATGCTGATGTGGGCAGATTTCGATCAGTTCGCCAGCTGGGCTCTTTCCTCAAAGCCCCCAGCCCGGCCCACACTTTTAACCCCCTTTCACCCACTAAAACATAAGGAAAAAAGTtcagaaaaaaagaagtaaaaacGCTGGCGGGGCGTTGGCGGCTGCGTAGTCATTCCACATTGCAGGCGAAATGAGTTTATGTCTGGGGCcacaataaaaaatgattgACGGGGCACTTCAAGTCGGCCAAAGGAGATATATCTGGAGTTGCAGGCAGGCTGCCCAAAAGACGCGGGCTTAATAGATTTCGCATTAAGAGAGCGGCAAGGCAACTTAGTAACGAACGAGCGTGCAAGCCGCGCTAAAAGTATTTTGACAGCCGGCCAAAGATAAGCGATCGCCAAAAACCTCGGCAGACCACGATGACGAACTGATTTCattcggtttctgtttctgttcatgttttgtttttcgactTCTCGACTCCATTTCAGGAATGAGGCCCGGACAGGCTCGCCTGCAATTAGCAATAAGTCAGCTGTCATCTGCCCGAGCCGCAGATACAGAAAGTATCTTTCGGTCTCGAGTTTCGCGGATTGATACAAATCAATGTGTCATTTATGCACGTCTGTGGGGGCAGACAACATGATATTTACATTAAGCAGCAGTCCGACCACTCAAATCAACCGAAATGTTTGCCTCATTAACGGACTGCATCGAGAGTCGAAAAGGGAAATTAATCTTTGGCTGTTAATGCAGCTAGCGATGCTTTCGATGCACCGGGAAAACAGGATTTCGTGTGTAAATGGATACTTTCATTTATGGCAAACGTTATAAAATGATGCTTTTATTTCGACAAGGCAGTTGTAATAAATTTAAGGTGCAATAAGTAAAATTTATGTCTGCTTTAATGTGCAGTTGCAAATTTATagaataaaatcaataatattattCATGATCGTATTAATAGCTACCTTGAGGCAGTGTCATGATTGTATTTCAatattagttattattattttatggtGTTTTGTAATGATTAGATAGttaaaaagatttaaaaaatattttgttatgtatgttattttaaattaatttttttattttattttcagtacAATTTCTTTTGTGCACCCGAATGAGTCAGATATCTACGAAGCTGTGCGCCTGCGCATCTACAAGGCATTTCTCTTTGGCGGCTGGACAAACAATTGAAAGGCATTTGTCAACTGGCGTCTCCTCCGAGGTTGACAAAACAAATCATTAATTCTGGGACAGCGGAgctgtatctttgtatctatatatcttGTGGATGCGCGCACTTGAGCCCGCAAATTGAAGGCAATTGCCGGCGATTATGCGAATTTCTGTGGGTGTGAGTGTAAGTGAGTTGGCGAGAGGCGCTAATTGAAATGTAGAGCAAAGCAACGCAAGTCCACTTCCCGGATGTGGAGTAGCAATTGCATTTCCTAGTCCAACTCCAATACGCATATGCATacatgttgctgccactgttGCAATTGCAGTGAAATTGCCTGTTTCCGCTGCCACAATTTCGACAAAGATTtgagcatttttttttatgtttctcATGTGGCGACACAATGTcaacaaatgcattttgcgTTCTCCCTTTCACCATGGAATCAATTGAATAATTGGGATTGTTGTGGTGGTTCTGCCACAagtggcaaataaatgaaattgatgcATTTCTAAGCGGCAAGAAGGGGAAGTGTTGGCGGTCGCCCCTTAAAGGAAAAACTGTTTAGCTTCACACGCATCTCCTCACTCTCTCTATAAATAGCTGCCCCTGGCCGCAAAAACCGTGGAAAAGAGGGAAAATTTTCTCACACATTGCAGCCAACATAAGCATCTGGATTTCCCCACTCACATGTGTAGGCAACCCTCCAGCCAAGAAAGTGCATTAGTGGCATCAAACCGCGATTAAAAGTGTCGCAGCCATAGATGGATATACGAATGCGAGTGCGAGTTGCTCTATTATTTTATGGCTCAATGTGGGATTAACCCCAAGTCGGTGCGGCTGGGTGAAAGGGTCCGCCGTCGCCGCCTGCCCTGGGAAATTTCCTTGATGAACCGTATCGAAAACCGAGCGAATCCAATTCCCACGCACCCACAGACTTTTGGAGTAACATGCAGCAGCATTAACAttaacatcatcatcatcggccGGGGCTTGATTGATGCACCCCAAGCCGATCCTTCGGCACCATTTCTTGTGTGCcccatttacattttatgctGTGAATATTACGCATATTACGTGTTGTAATTATACCCCGAAAAGAGGCGCTCTTATTATGTCAAAATGTTGATTACGAAACGTGCTCGGTCGAGAGAGTATCCGTGAGATGCGAATTCGGGGCGAGATGCGGGGCAACCTCGGATTGCAATCAGATAAGTGCCCGTTTATACAATTGCCTGACAAGTTTCGCCAGCCACATTAGGTGTGGCCAGCACAAGGCGCACACCCAAGTCAGCCAAGAGATAAATAAGAACCTGAgacaaataaatcgaaagaGATTAGGTCAGGCAGCTTTGAGATCGGAATTCAGCGGCgagaaaacacacaaaactaattaataaaataccCCGGGATTGGGCCCTAAGCCAAAGGCAAATGTCGCGCACAGTGGGGCACAGGGAACCTTTGGCGCCTCCGTGGCCTGGAATTTCTATACGCTCATATAGTATAATTGatgattgctgctgctgtcggtTTTTGTGGGAGTTCCAATGGAGTCTTGACTGGCAGGCCAGGTCATCGCCTAGTTGTCTGTCTCTCTATGACTTGCagttgctattgttgctgctgtaattttaattaaattgcactAATTGTTTGGTATTATAATGGATACCCAACACcgacaagcagcagcagcagcagcaacagcagcaacggcggcaacagcaactgcaattaGCCATTCAAGGCGAGCGAAAGGCGTTCCTCCAGCCAgcgcacagtggggcaaataattcatgttttatggcaaataaatttacattcGCAATTAAAAGCAACTTGCTGGATTCGCATTTAATAGTGCTACTTTTGAACGGGACGCCCCACGGTTGCCAAAACCGATTGcgagcaacatgttgctgccgtgcgTAAGAGTCgttcagcggcagcagcaacattcgGTTGTAAAAAGCATGggggcagcaacagcaagcagcagcaagcagcaAAGCAGCGTGGCATAATTGCCAGTTCGAATGCACGTTAATTAACCTCTTTTTCATGTTGTGCTCGGGTTTTTCTTTGGCCAGGCTGGGATTTCGCTGTTGCTGCCTGTTGCCTGCCGGCTCTTAAACGTTGCCAATCAGCCAGAAGGATGCCTGGACAGTTTCCTGTGCCACCTGATACCATTTCATATCTCTTTTAGTCTCATTTCTGCCTTCTTGCTCGCTGGAGACTGGGACCtaccagcggcagcagccaaAGCAACAACTGCCCCATCTTGCTCATAACTGCACATTTTCATTGCTGgccatttattttgtttcaacaatttgttgtagTGCCTGTTGCCGTGGCTATTGATTGCATGCTCCGCGCTCGCATAATGACAGTTTCAAGTTCTAAGCCAAAACGGCAAGTCAACTTAAGATGAAAGCCAGACCAGCCAGCCCagccatcccatcccatgTCGGCTCGTCTCATTGCAGCACCAAGCCCAGCTAGTCTCGTCATCCTCATCATCTGAAGTCCAAGCATGTCCAAGTTGTTCTAGATTTCTTGgccgcagttgctgctgcttttgctgtgcCCAGCGTAATtacaaataagcaaaaaaaaaagagagaaataTAAAGGAGGGAAGAATTTCTAGGCTGCTCCTTTGGGCGCTAGTTGAAGTGTCTTTTCTGGTCCGCTCCTCTTTCTTCTCGGACTGCGGTCGCTGGACAAGTTTTGagtggatgttgctgctgcgtcttAATTGCGCAAATTAGAACGCatggcagctgcagcacagTGCCCGAGCAGTGCACCGGGAACCGGAGAACTGGGTGTTTGTATTGCCCATGGATAGAATGATGGGCTTCTCCTGCGGTCGCTTATTAAAAGCATTAAAGTCTATTATTACAGCAACAGCTAACCACAAGGAGTCATTGCTCTCGCTCAAGTTGTACAGCAGAATCGAGCATCCAACGAGCATTAAGCCCTGTAAATATGACAACATTTTAGGGGATCCAGtcgagatgctgctgctgctccttttgccGCAGatgcaacttgcaacatgaCCTCTTAACTCAACAGCAAACGCCATAATTCTGCGTGAAATTGAAGCTGAGCACACGTATGGATATCCAATCAAGGGGAAATTACACACCGAAGACATTTACATACATGGAGCTTCAGCCTCAATATTGTTTCTCTTATATAAACTTCTGCTTAGCATTTCCTTCAATAAAGGTGTCTACATAAGCATCGTATATGTTTGGTCGCTAAATTCCAACTATTTATTTCCACGATAGATATTACCTATCATAACTATGTTTAATCTATAGCTTCTACTTACTTTTTGCCACTCTCCAGGAAGACATCCAGTTCGGCGGACATTTTGCAGCAAAGCGCCTTGCGAAAATGGCCCTGTGAGCATTTCGTGTTGATGAGATGGCCCTCTGCAAGGAGAAAAGAGGATGAGAAGGGAAACGAGGTGAAAAGGCTGATAAAGATTGGTAATTAAGCGGGCCAAAACAAGAAACAGAAGGAGCCGATGGTCGATGGTCGGTGGTTGGTGGCCGTGGGCCCACTTCTATGTTAATTAACCAAAAGACCAGGCTTCGCAGCCCCAGAACGAACAGTAGCTTGTTAGTCGAGAATGCCGCTCATATCCAGCGGATACATTTTGTATCGTTTgacagccgccgccgccgccacagATAAAGATGccagaacaaaaaaaataaaagcaaacaaaaaaagcataaaaagcGCAAAAGCAGAGCAACgcacaaaaacttttgcgCCTTAATTGGatgaaaattgttgaaatatttaaacacaaGACAACTGGGGGACTGGAACTTATCCTTTGTCCAGCCAGCTCTGCACATAACTCAAAATCCCCGAGCGTGTTTAGCCGAATCCTTTTGGCCtaatcaaaataccaaaatggCTCTGCATGTCTGCATCCGAGGCTGTGTGCGAAACTTGAGATCTTCTTGGGTTCTTAAGTTCTGAGCTTTCTGTCTGCGGCGTTCTACATCCTCGCTCCACTGTCTGCTGGAGTatgcaaaatggaaatacaattttttgagcgaaattgaaatttgaactttttttaattaaaccccAAGAAAATCGAAGCGCAGCCCAGgctgcaattcaattaaaatgcggGTGAGTGATGAAGCTTCCTCACTCGCTATGCTCCCCTATGGGATATGgaatttataaactttaatcGGTTTTCGGTTGGTCCAGACAGTGGCCAATATTAGGCGGTGCCGGTGGGCGTGGGACTTGGCTGATGTGAAACTTAATTGAGAACGGACAAACCGAAGGCAACGGATTGAAAAGGCAAGGGATCGGGTTGATTTTTTTCGGGTTCCGAATCGGGATCGAAAGGTAAGAGGTCGGTCGGTTCGTCGGTCGGTGTTTGGCCAGGTAAAAGGCTGTTCTTCTTTTGTGATAAATTCGATTTTCTCCCTCGCttggaaatataatttttgggcaaaaaaaaatcatcacGATGGAATCGGTTAAATAACTAATGGCTTCCTCTACTCACTTGTCTTCTCCTGGTAGTAGTGATCATCGGTGTCCGTGAAGAACCAGGTCTGCAAAATAGAGGAGAGAGAATCAAAAGTTAGTCGATcgatatttgcataattgtgGTTCATGTAAATTACAACAAACCGTAGCATGGGAAACTTTGTAGTCAACAGCCTACTCATTTGACTCTTCAGACGACGGCATAATTattcaaacacaaaaaaaaaacgcgtTTGGTCAGCAGCTTTTACAAGAAAGCGTCCGGCAATCAGATAAGAAAATTCCCACACACCCTGCTGTCTTCAAAAGCGGTCCAAGAAATAACTCAAGCAAAAAGGCCCACAGAAGAAGCGTCTTTTTTATGCATCGCTGACTGCGGTAGGGTTCTGAATTCTCAGGAGGTAGTTCACAGTATTCGCCGCTCATTAGTGGCTTTCTCCAACCCAGGCCAACCCATCGAGCCACAAAATCTATTTCGCGACATTGCCCCAAGGGATTGTATGTTTTTGGTCCTAATAAATTTGTTACTCGAACAACTCAATTGGCTCCAGTTTTCCCTTAATAACTTTTTGCCTGTGTCTTTGTGTCAAATCAGGCGAAAATCGCTTTAAAGCTTTGACAAGCACACGAACGGGGCTATAtagctgttgttgttagccatgttgctgttggccatgTAGCTGTCGTCGTTTTGCGAAGTAAGAGGCACGGCAACAACTTGGGCAAACAATACGCCCGCTCCACAAGCATTTTGAGCAACGACTTGTAACAGTTAGAAAGTCAACGTTTGCCAGTTCGCCTCCACTTGGAGTCGGAGCTGGAGTTCTTTATCCACAACATTGGAAGGCACACACATCCAGCACACCAGCACACCGAACACTCcggcagcaccagcaacatcgTCGTCTGCTGAATTTTCATGGATTTTTAcgagattttcttttttttcagctcactttttccacttttttcttttgagAGAGTCGTCGGGATGCTTCCCCGCTTTGGGGCGAAAAATGTTAACACCATGTTGCCGGCATGTTGTTGCAAGTTGCTCCtattgttgctggtgttgttggtgttgcagatgctgcagttgctgcaaaGCTGCtgcgctgcagttgcagtccgCACTTGACtagcttttaatttatgtgaCTGTTCCAACTGTTGACAAACAGCATTACAACGTGTTTCGCAAATTTATGGCGAAACTTGGCCGCTCTGATGGAAGTGTCCCATAAATAGAGTTCTTTAGAACGCCAAGTTAATTGAAAGGAGCGATTGGAAATGCGAATCCGAACAAATCAGGGAGTAGAGAAGGCAAACCTCTGAAGATTGAATGAAAAGGTATACAGAATTGAAAATAGCCGGGCTTGGAAACCAACGAGAGCGATCTAAACACCCTACTATCATGGTATTATCTAAAATTTCTGCAAAACATGTCATTTAAAGATATCGTACAGACTTGTTGTTCGATTAATGTACTCTTGTAAATCGCTTAAAATCCAGACGAAGTATATTGAGTTCATAAATTTGGCCAACACTCGGTGGCGAAAATCTGCACAGTTTTGCTGGATTTTCATGGCGTGGCATGCACTCAATTGGAACGAAGCGATTGCCACAACAATTCGTTATGTTTTCGGCGCCCAAGAGGGAAAAAGCCAACAGTTAAATAGGCGGCCCAGGAAAAGCACAAGCCAAACACCACACCAGCTGGCCAACTTCAGTTTTGGCCGTTGTTTCAGTTgacgttgctgttgctgtagtGGCTGTAGCTGCAGCTCCACTTGGCCAACACAGAGCAAAAGCCGCAACAAGCAATGCATTTTCAATGGCGTCTGCGTTTCTAACTGCAGCTGCGGGCCAAAGGCAACTGTGGCCAACCATTTGGACAAACCATTGAAGCATTTTTGGCCGCTGGCTCTTGCCGTCCTCTTACCAAtgtgctttgttttttctcGGTCGCGCTAAAATTTAATGCCCACCCTAGCCAGAAACCCCGCAGCCCCTTCCAATCCGTCCAGTCCTCACCTGGAAAAGCACGTGGGGTGCGGTCAGCTAGCCGCGCATTTGGTCTGCGGTTGCAGCTGGCCTTACATCTAGACCAGGCCCAAACCGAACAAGCCAACGAACCGGCGGCTTTGTATGCAGTTTTCTGCATTGGGCTGGCCGAAGCCGAAGGAAAATACTCAAAATTATAATGTATGAGCAGGGGGCGTGGACAATGGACATGCTTTCCCAAAAAATCGTCCAATGCACCTCGAAGTCCAAGTGAAAGTTGTGCCAAAATGAATAGTCTCAGGATGTGACTAATTTCGTCGAGACTGCCAATAAAGCTGCCGCTAGTTGAGGGGAAATGGATTTATTGATCGATTTTAGGAAGTTACCCGTTACCAAACTAATAAAAAACCCATCAAACTTAGATGGCCAAATTTCGGGCCATATTAATTCAACCAATGCCGCTTTGGGTGGTGATAAAAAGTTATACATCTTAGTTTTTGTGTGATAACTTTGTTatgaatttacatttttatgacaAATCCAGAGAAGTTCGACAAAAATGACAATTTACCACATACTATTTTATGTGTTTACAACAAAATAGCATAAGTTACAACTATATCTCCGGGCAATGCGTTTGATTAATTTAAGGGGATGCCTAACACTCAATCTTGAACATAAACACTTGATTACAAACTAAAGATAATTTATCAGGGGGCACCTACAAGAAATCACTTTAAAAACCATAATTTATTCTCAAGAAGTCATACCCCTTCGTAGACGTAAGTGCTTCCCATAACTATAGGCTCATCAGCAGAGCTACGCACACGTATCGCTCAATTCAGGAAGCGACCACAAGATTCTGGGCGTTTCGCATTTTGCGTAATCTTCTCCAGCTACAAAAACCACAAGGCCTGGGATTTTAATTAtgggtttttgggttttctctcttttcggtttttggttttggtttgacCCTCCCCCGAAAACACCTGCTGACCCTGGGCCCTGGAATCTTTCTACACCTCAAGAGCCATTTGCCCTGGGCAACTCTGAGTGTTAAATGCTCAGAAGAGACACAGAAACAAGCAAATGAATCAATTACCTGATTTGTTGTGAGTCAAAGCAACTCTCTGAAATCGAACAGAGGAGGTATTCCACTCGGAGAGGTATTCCACTCAGCATTCAATTAATGCGATGGCAAAGTGATTAAGAGCCAATCAACCGGCACATTTTGAATTCGAATTCGAATCGAATTCTCTGCTGTCCTGTGGATCAACAGAACATGCCatcccatatatgtatatgagaTGTGTGAATGCAGATGTGTTCGCAGCACAAATATGAAATGTGACAACGAGAACCATTAAAGAGGAAGTTGCATGCGGGCCTTTGAGGGTTAAAAAGCGAGATGAGTTGGGTGGGCgggctggttggttggttggttggatggatggacaTCTGACGAAATTGTGTCGCCGCCAGCGggcaaaaagcagcaacaattgaaattccaatttattgcgaattgaattcaattgaaGAGCATTGAGAGCACAACTCAAACAGAGCAAAGGCCTCGCAAAAGTTCAGGCACGGGCTGTTACTATATGATAACCCACGAATGGGTATGAATGCGCATCATACAGTCGGCTTAAGTACCCAGAGATTAGAAGATAAACAATAATGCACAAAAACGAATGCTTAACCCATTTCAAATCATGTATTCATAACTTTTCAAGTTTAAGATTCTAAATGCTCCAAAGATCTTGATTAAAAGAGGAAAAAGCAATCCACACCTAAGTCTGGTCCATCTTATATGGCGATTAagtttccaaaaatatatatctcatGCTTTTTAGGGctttattaacttttataaGCTTTTGAGCATCATGTCCCACTGTGTAGAACAACTGCTCCATAAACATTCGTTTGGTTTTGTATTCTATCTCGTGCGTTGGCGGCACACTTTCCGTACGACTATTGTCATTAATTGGCCTTTGATTGGCATTGCATGCTCATACACATTATTCCGAATACGAATCTGAATCCAAATCAAAACGAAACAGCTCGAATAAAAGCTTAAATACTTAAACAACGAGATCGGACCAAGTGCGGATGGCAGTTCCGTTCGCTCCGTTCGTTATGAGCAGCTGCCACAACCAGATATGCAGTGCTTCATACAGTGGGCCTTCTGGTGATTCATCATTGGGCCCTGGACAGGAATGGCTGTCAACGTCAAAGAACCATGAACTAGGAACCGACCGAGAACCATGTGCTGCAAACTCAGAGCCGTGCTCAAACTCAGAGTAGCGACATTAAAGCGCAGAAATGCCAGCAAAGGAGCCGAGTTAATGAGATTTAAGCCGCAACTCTGGGACATGGCGCGTTTTGAATTTAATAGCCACCACTGGCGAGCGGCGTcaccaaaaaaagaaaccccaAAGAATATCAGCACCGAGTGGTCTAACTGAGTTTTACGACATTGTTTTTCCAGGGAGCCGGCGAGCAACTACATGTGAGCCTAATAAAATGCGACGAGCTTTAAAGAAATCTTGTTTTCCCCAGAATCAACGAGAAAAAAATGAAGCTAACTGGTTCCGTTTCCATGCGGATCAATCAAACAATAAGTCAGGCAGCCAAAACTGAAGCTTCATTAAAAGGAAATGTTCGATCTAGACAAGCAAATCGAGACAACCACCCACAGGAACACTCCGTGGACAAGCTGTCAGTCCGTGTTCGCCGATCTATCCGTGGATTCGGATTCCGAGATCCAGAGATTCAGTGATCCAGTGCTGACATTTGACATGCGTCCGCTGCCCCAACAAATGAGGCACAGACTTCTGCGATTGCTGCCACTGTGGGTTGCATGCAAATCGGAGCTGCCTCggaaaaactggaaaactgGTAGCCGAAGCCAGTGCAGGTCGAGGCAAAAGTCAGTGGAAAACATACAAGCGggaataaaaacgaaaatgcaaaacgatTTCCCTCCTTGTCTTAGCCGCATTGGGCATTCAATCAAAGTCGAGCTGCTGTTACGGCTCTCCATTTTCGGCCAAAACTGTTTACAGTAATTTA
It contains:
- the LOC6738927 gene encoding uncharacterized protein LOC6738927 — encoded protein: MPAHVDLTLEEMTRIALGVPELTHVNVAVLQSLLNVLLKKLNCQNDMVRISGFEGKCMERILEQSKISPLPFDVEAIVPISEQLDKVQELDKRIKKLECQLECHFQQIRICNKAKDKKYKINQAEQYASPCEDLCTVCDEDNKIACSLLANMDFMKKLMRRIATPILDRMEEVSHKLEKFYLTLQSFLKQTEALFNRLEIVKQCVVEIEGLRTLVQEYNLTFLGTMEELQDMLDSKLDKVHMPALKKYIRDRFDDIDRRLRMIEEKDACPRAAGFINTGLACLSCNSPKVGVDVGPQTMGLFPDAPVRHMPPKLTGSPVNCQKIVVCRSVEKEPTLMVRVNNLDLSVLSQRLARPASGKVCKLPEANDAIYGVRNSCISGQDH